From a region of the Brevibacterium siliguriense genome:
- a CDS encoding helix-turn-helix domain-containing protein has protein sequence MSEILADGPAPVEAQEAIRQSLAGVGVRLRGLRQEQSRTLDEVAELAGMSTSTLSRLESGKRKPSLELLLPLAGVYGLPLDELVGTPPIGDPRIHISPQKFHDQTILPLSRGAIGVQAFKHIVDGRQTPKLGALKAHPGFEWVYVIRGRLTLILGDRTMILSAGEAAEFDTRTPHWFGGADDDGVEYLSLFGPEGQRVHMKS, from the coding sequence ATGTCGGAAATCCTCGCCGATGGGCCTGCTCCGGTCGAGGCGCAGGAAGCCATCCGGCAGTCGCTGGCCGGCGTCGGCGTGCGGCTGCGGGGGCTGCGGCAGGAGCAGAGCCGCACTCTCGACGAGGTGGCCGAGCTGGCCGGAATGTCGACGAGTACGCTGTCGCGCCTGGAGTCCGGAAAGCGCAAGCCGAGCCTGGAGCTGCTGCTGCCGCTTGCCGGGGTCTATGGACTTCCACTCGATGAGCTGGTGGGGACTCCGCCGATCGGGGACCCGCGCATTCATATCTCGCCGCAGAAGTTCCACGATCAGACCATCTTGCCTCTCAGCCGTGGAGCGATCGGAGTGCAGGCGTTCAAGCACATCGTCGATGGTCGGCAGACCCCGAAGCTCGGCGCGCTGAAGGCCCATCCGGGATTCGAATGGGTATATGTGATCCGTGGTCGACTCACTCTCATCCTCGGCGATCGGACGATGATCCTCAGCGCGGGTGAGGCTGCCGAGTTCGATACTCGAACTCCCCACTGGTTCGGTGGAGCCGACGATGACGGCGTCGAGTATCTCAGTCTCTTCGGTCCCGAGGGCCAGCGCGTTCATATGAAGAGCTGA
- a CDS encoding NAD(P)/FAD-dependent oxidoreductase → MTTPTTPNNSQASAPASNPESAQNAFDVAVIGGGTGGLAASIALARSLRSVVVIDAGQLRNSASAHAHNVLGHEGIRPQDLIAKGRAEAEEYGVTFIDATVQQARTIESEPNRTEEARRHRFELTTSAGVEISARRIIIATGLSDELPDIPGLSEGWGDTVLHCPYCHGYEVRGQRIGVIGTTAMSYHQAMLFSQLSDRISFIRHNAPAPDSEQETMLETLGIEYIDSTVTEVARTQSGTVVSLAAGESADEASTLSFDALTVGAYGRANAELFSQLGGEVVAHPSGMGTYIPTQMAGQTDVPGVWAVGNSADVSAMVVASTASGVMAGAHVNADLVMERLR, encoded by the coding sequence ATGACCACCCCGACCACACCCAACAACTCACAAGCGTCCGCCCCTGCCTCGAACCCTGAATCCGCGCAGAACGCCTTCGATGTCGCCGTCATCGGCGGTGGCACGGGTGGCCTCGCGGCCTCGATCGCCTTAGCGCGGTCGCTGCGTTCCGTCGTCGTCATAGACGCGGGTCAGCTGCGCAATTCCGCGAGCGCGCACGCGCACAACGTTCTCGGCCACGAAGGCATCAGACCCCAGGACCTCATTGCAAAGGGCCGCGCCGAGGCCGAGGAATACGGCGTCACCTTCATCGACGCGACAGTCCAACAAGCGCGCACAATCGAATCGGAACCCAACCGCACCGAGGAGGCCCGGCGGCATCGATTCGAACTGACCACCTCGGCGGGGGTCGAAATCAGCGCCCGCCGCATCATCATCGCCACAGGTCTGAGCGACGAACTTCCGGACATCCCGGGGCTGTCCGAGGGCTGGGGCGACACCGTCCTGCACTGCCCCTACTGCCACGGGTACGAAGTGCGCGGACAGCGCATCGGAGTCATCGGCACGACGGCCATGTCATACCACCAGGCGATGCTGTTCTCCCAGCTCAGCGACCGAATCAGCTTCATCCGCCACAACGCTCCGGCTCCTGATTCCGAGCAGGAGACAATGCTCGAAACGCTCGGTATCGAGTACATCGACTCCACCGTCACCGAGGTGGCCCGCACCCAGTCCGGAACCGTCGTTTCGCTGGCGGCAGGCGAATCCGCGGACGAAGCGAGCACGCTGAGCTTCGATGCGCTCACCGTCGGTGCGTATGGGCGGGCAAACGCTGAACTGTTCTCCCAGCTCGGCGGTGAGGTCGTTGCGCACCCGAGCGGGATGGGCACCTATATTCCCACGCAGATGGCGGGGCAGACCGATGTGCCCGGTGTCTGGGCGGTCGGCAACAGCGCAGACGTATCGGCGATGGTCGTTGCCAGCACCGCCAGCGGCGTGATGGCTGGCGCGCATGTCAACGCCGATCTCGTTATGGAACGACTCCGCTGA